A genomic window from Desulfitibacter alkalitolerans DSM 16504 includes:
- a CDS encoding Na(+)/H(+) antiporter subunit F1: MDLMLVVDIALAVIAISIVLCFYRVMVGPTVPDRVVALDTIGVNIVAIISLYSIKLGTKLFLDVVLVVAILGFVGVVAVAKFLQRGDIIDRDSD, encoded by the coding sequence ATGGATTTAATGTTAGTAGTAGATATAGCGTTAGCTGTAATAGCCATCTCTATCGTGCTTTGTTTCTATCGAGTCATGGTAGGACCTACTGTTCCTGATAGAGTAGTAGCACTTGATACAATTGGAGTAAACATTGTAGCCATTATTTCGCTTTACTCTATAAAATTAGGAACAAAGCTTTTCCTTGACGTGGTTCTAGTTGTAGCAATCCTTGGTTTTGTTGGTGTGGTAGCGGTGGCCAAATTCTTGCAAAGAGGTGATATCATTGATAGAGATAGTGACTAG
- a CDS encoding Na+/H+ antiporter subunit E, producing MVTQLILNLGIAFVWTLLQAEYTPLNFLVGYVLGLVVLFIFRGQLKEKLYIYKWWAVLVLLVIFIKELIIANFIVIAQVLRPRLNIKPGIIAYPTELETGAQVTILANMISLTPGTLSMEVSPDNKIIYIHVFHIDDEESIVKGIKENFEYRIKEVAG from the coding sequence ATGGTAACTCAATTAATATTAAACCTGGGGATAGCCTTTGTTTGGACTCTGCTGCAGGCCGAATATACACCTTTAAATTTTTTAGTTGGTTATGTCTTGGGACTTGTGGTTTTGTTTATCTTTAGGGGTCAGCTGAAAGAAAAGCTTTATATCTATAAATGGTGGGCGGTTCTGGTTCTTTTAGTTATATTCATTAAAGAGCTGATTATTGCAAACTTTATAGTAATTGCCCAGGTACTAAGGCCAAGATTAAATATCAAGCCTGGCATTATCGCCTATCCAACAGAACTGGAAACGGGAGCACAGGTAACCATTCTTGCCAACATGATAAGCTTGACACCTGGTACACTTAGTATGGAGGTTTCTCCTGACAACAAGATTATCTACATTCATGTGTTTCACATTGACGATGAAGAATCTATAGTTAAAGGGATTAAAGAAAACTTTGAGTACAGGATTAAGGAGGTGGCAGGCTAA